TTAAGCAACTAAATTAAAATCTCAGAATCAATAATAAAATCCTAAATGGGATGCATAACATTATTTATAAGTTTTTGTGCAGAACATGTCAAAGTACAGAGTGGTATTTTAAaagcaattaaaaatatatgctatatattttttcttaataAAACAAAGAATCATATAGTGCAAGTAATTATAAGATGCAtaagtaaatattttaaaatcacGATTGAGCATTTTAAAAGCATGAATGGAAGAAGTAgtttaaatgtgcatttaaattaCAATGAAAGATGCTGTAGTCCTTAATCAGCAGAGTTGTAATGAATGTTTGTACTTAGATCTTTGAAGCAGATAGAAAGTGTTGTGAAATTTAAACTTGAGATCCGTGAATCCCAACTTCAAATGAGTTACTCCTGCCTTCACAATCAATTTCATTAGAAAAATATAACCATATTGCTCTATTGCTTATCGATTTCATTATAATATATCATGGATTTTTCACTTTCTTTCAGTTTTCATAAATCTTTTTTTAAGCTCTGACACCAACATTGGACTGTCTGATCTGTGAAGAAAATGAGACAGAAAATCAAAACAAGATTTGTGGTAAAGaacacagtgaaatcactcactCTGCTAACTTTTGGATTTGAAGCAGTGACCTTTTTACCACAGGCTGACCATCCTAACAGTCTGTGCTAACCATCACCTAGGGGTTAAGGATCTTGCTCAGGGGTCCAAAGAATAAAGTCACTCTGTCTACTTTGGGATTTGAATCAGCAACTTTCCAGGCACAACATCCTAATtttctgagccacacaccaccggTAGATGGACGGTAGATTGGTTTTACATTGCCTTTTTCATTTGTATGAATATGCTATGTGTACTATAGTAGCCTCGTGCCTTCAGCGTTGAGGTATGAATGTCACCTCTGCTTTCTTTGTGTGTAATTTGCATGTCCTCTTTGTGATCTGTGGGTTTCCTTTTTTCAGCTCTCCACTATCCTCCCTCAGTACAAACACATGAGTTAGACCCACTGGTTTCTCAAAATCCCCTGTAGTATGTGCCCTatagtggactggcatcccatccagggtgtaccctataTTATGCCTTCTGCTCAGGGGCATCAGGGGGGCATGGATATCCGGCCAGACTCCGTGGGCCCTTTAAACATGTAAAATTATACTTAAAATTGGGCAGGGTGGCCCAGAATCTCCATCTATGCCCTGCACCTGCTGCCTGGTACAGACTCTATGCACTAATACCCAGACCTGGATAAGCCATTAGACTGGTGTTTGATAATCAGAATATAACATCATTTTAGTACATCAGAAAAAATGAAATTATTGTCATTTCAGGTACAATATGAAataatgtaaaaatattttaatatgaaaCACTTAAAATTCATAGTTTTCTTACCCCGGTTTTTCTGGCTGattattttcagtttcattCTGCTCTGCTTCTGATGtcttttaataaaaatacaaaccttgttagagaaatatgatCATAAAGGTAATAATCAATTTTTAACCCAGACATCCTGTTAGCTGTGTTTTTGATACATTTTATACTTTGAAGCCTCTATTTAACTATTTTGTTAATTCAATTACCAGTTAACACTCAGTGAACGGTCAGTCAAATCAATACAGTACTGATTTATGAtgatctgaaaaaaaaattaaaagctgcagggatggatgaattataactatatataaaaaaataagtcCAGTGCTTTAACTTTGGTAGCTACATTGAATcttgtcagggtcagcacctaTCCGTCCGAGTTCTTTGTGTCTTCTCcgtgtttggccagcaggtgtcgctggccatcctgtccacCCCGTTGTCAGTCTTTAGCATGTTTCCCCAACTCACTTGATGGCTGCATATTTTGCTTTGAGCCTTGGTTGTGTTTTACCTGTCTTTGTTATTCcccagtgttagattctgtttccttttttctCTGTCAGTTTCATAGGTTCCCTGTTTGATCTCCCAGGTCCTTGAGttaattattagtttcacctgttaCCTGTTCTTGTGCCAGTCCTTGTGTGTTCAACCTgattgctcgttgtcctgcaccctTCCTGACTGGTTAATTGTTTCATGTCTCACTTCTCCTGTGTCATTACCCAGTGTGGTTGTGTATTTAGGTTCCTGCCTTGGTTCAGTTCCTCAGTGggtcattgcatttcatgtGTATTTCAGTTGTATTAAGTATCTTAGAAGTTACCCTGTGTTgtgttatttgtgttttgttgtctgtctgtctgtctgtctgtctgcctgcccgcctgcccCTTGTTGCCCTGACCCCTTGTAGTTAGTCTATTTTTCCCTATTTGCCTATTTCCCTattttgacccctcatggtccgttttttttttttgtagtgttCCCAGTGTTTTCGGTTCTGTTAATAAACCCATGTGTTCCTGTGAGCTGCCAGTGGATCGTCACCTCTTTTTCTCACCTACATGATGCCCCACCCCCGTGCCAGAACCACCCAAGGCCATGACAGAATCTAGTCTCTTCCCTGATAGACACTGATCCATGAAAAATGTATAATTAGTATTTTAATAGTACTTAAATGTTTCCCATAATCCAAATGTTTAGTACAGGTATCTTATATGGTTCCTAATATAAGTTTTGCGTTTGTTTTGtggaaaataattaaaatgtctcTTTAAATCCTGGTGCAATTTCAGTATCCAAAATagtttataattattaaatcatTCAGATTCAATGACAAATAAACTGTCTATTTTTCTTCCAGAATTAAACATACATGTTTTATGACGGTTTATCAAAACTGGAAATAAAACTTTTCTCATTGAGGTCATCGGCGTTTCGGACAAAGTCGCTTAGTGGTCATGTAATGAACTACATGTGTAGAAGGGCAAGAGATGCATAACAGGTAGTGTCGTTCTTAAGCTCAAGGTCAATTATATatagggtttgtgtgtgtgtaagtgaaatgtatttcagcaacatgAGCTGCACTCCACTTGTACTTTGAAAGGGAAATAAATTCATGTAATTTGCTGCTAGACAGAAGTGTTTCTCGTTGAATCACGATAACTTTGCTGTTACTAAGCAACATAAAAATTATCTTTGGTTTCTATATCCTATATTTCAATTACAGTAGGCATAGTTATTTCTTATCAATCATCTAAAATCCATATTGCAAACGTTTTAGGCTGGGTCTTTATTTCTGGTATGAAAATAATCCCCTTCTCCAGCTTCTGTATGTAAAAATTTTAAAGGCCGAATTGGAATGATCTAAATTAGCTGATcccaattttatttttataaatagcCTGAAAACCAACTGAATTACTCTTAAACAGCCAGCCCTCCATCCTCAAGAAAAATCACAGGCCTCAGTTATTGAGGACTAAGAGAATTTTAACATATTCACATACTGAACAATGTGAAATAGCAACTGTAATACTTACTTTACCCTCTTCACCTCTCAATTTATTTCCCATTCCTGTCTTTCTGAGCACAGGAAAACCAGCACCAAAACCTGTTCAAATACAGCAATTCGTAATAAGTGAGAATGCAGTTATTCATATATTAGTATTATATAGTATTTTGAATGCTACAGAAATATAAccacaaacaagaaaaaaacactAAAGAATCAATATGCTTTCTCGTACTTGGAAGTTTTATAGTGGACGGTCCAACACCTTTGACTCCCTTTTCCTTTGACTCTTCTCTGTTTCTTTCAGCTCCTCCGCCACTCGATGTATCACGTTTACCATGAGAGACTGTAGCATCATCTGTAGTCTTCTGAAagatttcatttattttggtCGACTGGGTAAACTCGTGTGAATAAATGGTCCGTGTTTTAGTCATGTAGAAGGCTATAGTGCTCTGTCTTGTGTTTTTGTACCTCTATCAGCTTTACTCCTTTGTCTGTCTTCCTCAGTGCAGGCATTCCTGGGCCCAAACCTGAAGCATAAACTGAAGGCTGTGGGAAAAACTCATCCAATAGCAAAGATGACTGACCACGGTCATTCTCATACTCACTCTTTTTActgtcatttctttgttttctttaaTGATTCCAGActcaaaatgaaaatattaaaaactaGGAAACTTAAAAATGTATGTTTAACTATTTCATACAGTGAAtctgtgtctctaaattgcccctagtgtgtgattgtggtgtgtgtgccctgtgaaggactgccATTCTCTCCCTGATATCCTTTGCCTCATGTCCTGGCTCAATGTCATGCAGTATTGAATAAgcatttggaaaatgggtggattgatcaatgcatggatggatatatgggaTATATGGATATTTTGCATAATCTCCATGAAACCAGGTTGCTCCGTTTCATATTACTCAATAGTTACCTGGCAGCATCACTCCAACAGATCCTGCTGCCCACTTTTTCGTGGCTGCTGGCTCCCTGTCATCAGGACCAAGATTTGGGGTTGGTGCCTTCATGATCATCTATAGGAATATAATTTAGTTCACAACTAAAGAATGCTGGCAATTTATAAGCTCTACAGTATAAATCAATGAATCAGTGTTTTACTTATAGGTTCTTCAGGGTGTGAGTCACTCTAATAAAGGCTGAGTTATACACTGGTATGTTGCTAGCTTGCTGTTTTTGCCATGGTCGCTGCTGTTCAtgctgttgaaaaaaaagactgtTTATGCTAGAGCTGCACGATATTGAAAAATTTCAGGTATCTggtatgtgattttttttgtgataAATATATTTTAGCTAAATTAAGCCTCCCACACTCAGCCAGCTAGTGTTTTGGTGGTGTAATTGCAGAGCAACACAGACACACCACAGACATGTAAATACCTGTCCTGAACCTTCTtctcccttctcctccactcTTCCTTCTGTTTTCTTTAGCACTGGAAACCCTGCACCAATACCTGTACAGCCAAGCAGTAAATACAAGGATGACCAATGAGAGAGCTGCTGTGTATACTTCTGTAAAATGCTGAAGTAAGATTCCTGCAGTTAATTGTATGGAAGAACAAAATCTGAAGACTTCAGTACTCTCCAAATGTACTTTACCTGGCAGTTTGAATCCCATCATCCCTGCTCCTCCCACCTTTATTCCAACTGGCTTTGTTGCTGTCTCCTCATCCAGTTTTGGTGGTGCAGAAGTGGGGCTTAAGGAAGATATATGGAGGAGAATGCGAGGGTCTTTGGGTGCGCGAGTGTGGCGATTCTTAAGAGCGATTCGGAACTTTTGTGCAGTGAAATCCAATGAGGGGGAATCCAGCTGTAAAGGAGATTCTCTCAATTTCGTATCATTAATAAAAGAACACTGTGTCCTATGCATCCTGCTTGTAACTGCTTATTCTGGATAGAGTCAGACAGATCCCAGTAAGCAAAGGGCATGAAGCACAGGACACACAGCATAGACAACATAAGGTACAACGCAAAGACACACCCTGGATAGAATGCCATACACACGGCTCACACATAATCATACACTACAGGCCATTCAGTGATGCCAGTTAAGCTAGCCACATGTCTTTGGACCCCGTGAAAACAGTACAGAGAGGGTGAACTTGCAAGCTAAACACAAAGAGCAGAAGTCTGAGAAAACAGAAACAATGGACCACCATGCTTAACTTAAAATTCAAGATTTTAATAATTCTAACAACTTCTGACATTTTCTGATCATTTTAGCAGTACAAAATTGCATGCATGATGGAATTAAAGGATCTCGGTTGTCCACATAAGAATATGTTGATTTTGCAGAGTTCTATGTGTCCCAGGGTCAATAAGGGAAGGGCTTGCCTTATtcttctttaaccaatcacagtcttcattgtatgacatcaccacatttgcaatttttttaaatcattttcaaaTGATCATTTTCATCAAGGAAACATTGCATGGCTCAACAAGCTAAGCCTATCTGCTTTTGTTTGCGAGGTTGCTGTTtgccattattattgttattattattaacattttaattattattgatattatgatgggggtggcatggtggtgcagtgcttagcactattgcctcacacctctgggacccgggttcgagtctccgcctgggtcacatgtgtgcggagtttgcatgttctccccatgtcgtcgtggggtttcctccggatactccggtttccccccacagttcaaagacatgctgaggctaattggagttactaaattgcccataggtgcgcatgtgtgagtgaatggtgtgtgagtgtgccctgcgaagggctggccccccatcctgagttgctccctgcctcgtgcccattgcttccacgataggctctggaccccccgcgacccagtagaataagccttttggaaaatggatggatggatgatattatCATCATGAAAAAATACACACCCTTACATTGCCCTACACAGTCTTTGCAGGGAAGCATATACCTATGTTTTGTTCTCTCCTTTGTTGACCCAGTGACACACTAAACTTGGCAAAATTAGGACATGCATCCACATAAAACCTACTGCTTTAGCAGTAGAACTGAACTCCAAAAAAGTGGTTAAATGTTTGGATGATAATTCTTACCTGAAGGTTAAAAACTTCTTCGTTTTCATGGGTCCTTTTctgaattcttttttttcccactcCATCCTTTGTAATCTGCTTTCTTCCCTCATTTCCATCTGTTTCTTTGTTCACGATTCTTGTTCTGCATTGTCCTGTAATTTCTGCAAACAGTTTCCCGTGTTCACTTGTTTTGTGCAATTTTGCATCACCGAATTGACTCTGAATCTCTTTTACATTTGTAAAATTTTCATCTTCTTCTAGTTTTACACCCTTTTCGATTTTCAGCTGTATTTTTGGTCTTTGTCCTTCTGTTGTGCTCCTTGTACATTCATTGATATTCCTTCTTCTCTCTGCTCCCCTTATTAGTCCTCTGTCCACAGCATAAAGAGTGTCACCATTTTGATTCCCATCATTATTTCTGGTTTCTTCTGTCTCTTCTATTGCCCATCCATCTCTAAGTGTAATGCCCACTGTTTCAACGTTTGCACTAAATCCTTCGATAAGTTCTGATTTGCAAGCTGGGGCCACATTCAAATCCATTCCATCTCCctcttccattgtttttatGTCTACATTTTCATCTGACAAATGCCCTTCATCTTTAGTTTCTCCTACTTTCAATATGGTTCGCTGTTTTTCAAGACATTCATTGTCACGTTCTTcctttttggtttccttttgttCAGCTACTTTGAACAAATCAATTACTTGAGAATTCCTCCCAAAAATATTTTCATGTGTTCGAGGTTCTTCTGTTTGTTGCAGATCTGTTTTTGTTTCATTCGTTTTGCTCATATCTAATGCTTCATGGAATATGTTGATATTCTCATAAGGTTGCTCTTCTGTAGATATATGAAGTATTTCTTGTTCTTTTACTTTATATACATTTTCTCTATGTTTCCTATCATCTCGCAATTCTGTCACTGAGATCTCtaaatttttttcttctcttatattttgtacatttaCTTCACATGCTTTAGATTCTCCAACATCTACCCAGGATGCTGCTACTTCTTCATTTATCTTACTCtcttctctccatctctcttcaTGGAGAGATAAACATCTTTCCCTTTCTCCATCCTCCCCACCGTCTTCAATCACACCTGATTCCTCAATGTTTTCTGTTACTGAaccttgatttttttcttcATCCAGCTCATCTCTCAATTTGTTCATGTCTCCTTCCTCTTCTATACTGTCTTTCTCTGTTTCAAATTGCCCCATGTTTAATGTGAAAACACCTTCTGGTAAAGTAACCTGATCATTGCTTTTCTCATATCTCTGTGTTGCATTCTTTTCCATTTCAGCAGATTCTTCCTCTCTTTGGACCTCATCTTGTCCTGCCACCTGTGTTTTTCTCATCTCTTCCTCTCCTCCTGCCATGAttgtttcatgttttatttCAGGTTCCTTCAGCAGAAGCTTTTCTTGCACTTCCACCTCTACCACTTCATTCTTTTTTGCTCCTCTATTATCCTTCTCCTCTCTTAATTGGTCTGACTTTCCATCTTTCATACTGACCTCGGCACCAGCTGACTCTTCAATGGAAGATCTTTCCTctcttcttctttctttgtattCCTCTCCCTCATAGtttatatcatccatccattctgttCTTGATATCTCTTTGGTTATTTCAGCAACTATTTTCTTTGCTTCCATGGATTCTCCAACATCCACCCAGGATGCTGCTACTTCTTCATTTATCTTACTCtcttctctccatctctcttccAGAAGGATTTCTATGTCTCTCATTCCCACAGAGgcatcatttttttctttttctgactCAGATAAACATCTTTCCCTTTCTCCATACTCTCCACCTCCTTCAATTACATCTGATTTATCTCTTTCTTCTGTTACAGATCCTTGACTTTTGTCTTCTTCATCCAACTCATCTCTCAATTTGTCCACATCTCCCTCCTCTTCCactttctctttttctcttTCTTGCACTTCTGTCTCTACCCTTTCATTCAGTTCTGCTCCTCTattctcttcctcctcttcgaCTTTGTCTAACTCTCCATCTTCCATGCTGGCCTCAACTCCAGTTGGCTCTTCTTTGTGAGATCTTTCCTCcctttctctttctttctctttgtCCACTTCTCCCTCATCCTTCCATTCTGTTCCTGATGTCACTTTGTTTTCTTTAGCTAGTTTTTCATTTGCTGCCACAGATTCTCCAACATCCACCCAGGATGCTGCTACTTCTTCATTTATCTTACTCtcttctctccatctctcttcaTGGAGGATTTCTATGTCTCTCATTACCACAGAAGCATCATTTCCTTCTTTTTCTGACTCAGATAAACATCTTTGCCTTTCTCCATCCTCTCCACCTTCTTCAATTACATCTGATTCATCTCTTTCTTCTGTTACAGATCCTTGACTTTTGTCTTCTTCATCAAACTCATCTCTCAATTTGTCCACATCTCCCTCCTCTTCCactttctctttttctcttTCTTGCACTTCTGTCTCTACCCTTTCATTCAGTTCTGCTCCTctattctcctcctcctcttcgacTTTATCTAACTCTCCATCTTCCATGCTGGCCTCAACTCCAGTTGGCTCTTCTTTGTGAGATCTTTCCTCCCTTTCTCTTTCTTTGTCCACTTCTCCCTCATCCTTCCATTCTGTTCCTGATGTCACTTTGTTTTCTTTAGCTAGTTTTTCATTTGCTGCCACAGATTCTCCAACATCCACCCAGGATGCTGCTACTTCTTCATTTATCTTACTCtcttctctccatctctcttcaTGGAGGATTTCTATGTCTCTCATTACCACAGAAGCATCATTTCCTTCTTTTTCTGACTCAGATAAACATCTTTGCCTTTCTCCATCCTCTCCACCTTCTTCAATTACATCTGATTCATCTCTTTCTTCTGTTACAGATCCTTGACTTTTGTCTTCTTCATCAAACTCATCTCTCAATTTGTCCACATCTCCCTCCTCTTCCactttctctttttctcttTCTTGCACTTCTGTCTCTACCCTTTCATTCAGTTCTGCTCCTctattctcctcctcctcttcgacTTTGTCTAACTCTCCATCTTCcatgctgacctcaactccagTTGGCTCTTCTTTGTGAGATCTTTCCTCcctttctctttctttctctttgtCCACTTCTCCCTCATCCTTCCATTCTGTTCCTGATGTCACTTTGTTTTCTTTAGCTAGTTTTTCATTTGCTGCCACAGATTCTCCAACATCCACCCAGGATGCTGCTACTTCTTCATTTATCTTACTCtcttctctccatctctcttcaTGGAGGATTTCTATGTCTCTCATTCCCACAGAAGCATCATTTCCTTCTTTTTCTGACTCAGATAAACATCTTTGCCTTTCTCCATCCTCTCCACCTTCTTCAATTACATCTGATTCATCTCTTTCTTCTGTTACAGATCCTTGACTtatgtcttcttcatccaaCTCATCTCTCAATTTGTCCACATCTCCCTCCTCTTCCactttctctttttctcttttttgcacTTCTGTCTCTACCCATTCTTTCAGTTCTGCTCCTctattctcctcctcctctttgaCTTTGTCTAACTCTCCATCTTCcatgctgacctcaactccagTTGGCTCTTCTTTGGGAGATCTTTCCTCcctttctctttctttctctttgtCCACTTCTCCCTCATCCTTCCATTCTGTTCCTGATGTCACTCTGTTTTCTTTAGCTAGTTTTTCGTTTGCTGCCACAGATTCTCCAACATCCACCCAGGATGCTGCTACTTCTTCATTTATCTTACTCtcttctctccatctctctttcTGGAGGATTTCTATGTCTCTCATTCCCACAGAAGCATCATTTCCTTCTTTTTCTGACTCAGATAAACATCTTTGCCTTTCTCCATCCTCTCCACCTTCTTCAATTACATCTGATTCATCTCTTTCTTCTGTTACAGATCCTTGACTTTTGTCTTCTTCATCAAACTCATCTCTCAATTTGTCCACATCTCCCTCCTCTTCCactttctctttttctcttTCTTGCACTTCTGTCTCTACCCTTTCATTCAATTCTGCTCCTctat
The sequence above is a segment of the Brienomyrus brachyistius isolate T26 chromosome 5, BBRACH_0.4, whole genome shotgun sequence genome. Coding sequences within it:
- the si:ch211-136m16.8 gene encoding trichohyalin isoform X6, with product MDSQSTFLSRIGQVFWEILGYVTSAVQRYLTPAPPNTGNDDTHISPEARVCEERNSDKEEEDNYLREETKRDSKCWSHVDTADERVVNLMQREILLSNQQEANDGQDKADITQDKMKLAVEVEDTYIFANEQENKKQDDKTTEDESHKSVDQRTEKKIESVEEAAFRLPGDEYPFREEDESKWERKKERKNARKYEDLIQSNEVNIFRGHTEERDVTEKVKGESGVKEVVMIREDMMGRSNGKTEAVAGETPFGVDEFLLSDTIDTLEIEPADGVEAGSTGQGSNEENERCTEESMGIVSITKTSMGVLERGSKGEEMRGKWQGVQKSQRLEKKTNSHKKELAGADERDMSYLYELGEEDRKEDESTVGKNGEECARIQPVQKEKVDNRKKEEKSYEEKQEAKIEGECGSGIYEIFETASKEVDVSMENRESDKVGQEEEKREVEQNETAEMGVQERLQVMETEIILETVMAGEGRDESRKTQMAGQDEVQRVEEYADVNKNVTQRNEESKDGEISPESVLTLNMGQYKRTKERVEEEGDVNKLRDELDEEDKSQGSITEDRDESNVTEESGGNGGRERCVFELEKEGNNIYEGMRDIKILHEERWREKSKINEEVAASWVDVGESVAANEKLAKENKVTSGTEWKDEGEVDKEKEREREERSPKEEPTGVEVSMEDGELDKVEEEEENRGAELKEWVETEVQEREKEKVEEEGDVDKLRDEFDEEDKSQVSVTEERDESDVIEEGGEDGERERCLSESEKEGNDASVGMRDIEILQKERWRKESKINEEVAASWVDVGESVAANEKLAKENKVTSGTEWKDEGEVDKEKEREREERSHKEEPTGVEASMEDGELDKVEEEEENRGAELNERVETEVQEREKEKVEEEGDVDKLRDELDEEDISQGSVTEERDESDVIEGGGEYGERERCLSESEKEKNDASVGMRDIEILLEKRWREESKINEEVAASWVDVGESVAANEKLAKENKVTSGTEWKDEGEVDKEREREERSHKEEPTGVEASMEDGELDKVEEEEENRGAELNERVETEVQEREKEKVEEEGDVDKLRDEFDEEDKSQGSVTEERDESDVIEEGGEDGERQRCLSESEKEGNDASVVMRDIEILHEERWREESKINEEVAASWVDVGESVAANEKLAKENKVTSGTEWKDEGEVDKEREREERSHKEEPTGVEASMEDGELDKVEEEEENRGAELNERVETEVQEREKEKVEEEGDVDKLRDEFDEEDKSQGSVTEERDESDVIEEGGEDGERQRCLSESEKEGNDASVGMRDIEILHEERWREESKINEEVAASWVDVGESVAANEKLAKENKVTSGTEWKDEGEVDKEKEREREERSPKEEPTGVEASMEDGELDKVEEEEENRGAELNERVETEVQEREKEKVEEEGDVDKLRDEFDEEDKSQGSVTEERDESDVIEEGGEDGERQRCLSESEKEGNDASVGMRDIEILQKERWREESKINEEVAASWVDVGESVAANEKLAKENRVTSGTEWKDEGEVDKEKEREREERSPKEEPTGVEVSMEDGELDKVKEEEENRGAELKEWVETEVQKREKEKVEEEGDVDKLRDELDEEDISQGSVTEERDESDVIEEGGEDGERQRCLSESEKEGNDASVGMRDIEILHEERWREESKINEEVAASWVDVGESVAANEKLAKENKVTSGTEWKDEGEVDKEKEREREERSHKEEPTGVEASMEDGELDKVEEEEENRGAELNERVETEVQEREKEKVEEEGDVDKLRDEFDEEDKSQGSVTEERDESDVIEEGGEDGERQRCLSESEKEGNDASVVMRDIEILHEERWREESKINEEVAASWVDVGESVAANEKLAKENKVTSGTEWKDEGEVDKEKEREREERSHKEEPTGVEASMEDGELDKVEEEEENRGAELNERVETEVQEREKEKVEEEGDVDKLRDELDEEDKSQGSVTEERDKSDVIEGGGEYGERERCLSESEKEKNDASVGMRDIEILLEERWREESKINEEVAASWVDVGESMEAKKIVAEITKEISRTEWMDDINYEGEEYKERRREERSSIEESAGAEVSMKDGKSDQLREEKDNRGAKKNEVVEVEVQEKLLLKEPEIKHETIMAGGEEEMRKTQVAGQDEVQREEESAEMEKNATQRYEKSNDQVTLPEGVFTLNMGQFETEKDSIEEEGDMNKLRDELDEEKNQGSVTENIEESGVIEDGGEDGERERCLSLHEERWREESKINEEVAASWVDVGESKACEVNVQNIREEKNLEISVTELRDDRKHRENVYKVKEQEILHISTEEQPYENINIFHEALDMSKTNETKTDLQQTEEPRTHENIFGRNSQVIDLFKVAEQKETKKEERDNECLEKQRTILKVGETKDEGHLSDENVDIKTMEEGDGMDLNVAPACKSELIEGFSANVETVGITLRDGWAIEETEETRNNDGNQNGDTLYAVDRGLIRGAERRRNINECTRSTTEGQRPKIQLKIEKGVKLEEDENFTNVKEIQSQFGDAKLHKTSEHGKLFAEITGQCRTRIVNKETDGNEGRKQITKDGVGKKRIQKRTHENEEVFNLQLDSPSLDFTAQKFRIALKNRHTRAPKDPRILLHISSLSPTSAPPKLDEETATKPVGIKVGGAGMMGFKLPGIGAGFPVLKKTEGRVEEKGEEGSGQMIMKAPTPNLGPDDREPAATKKWAAGSVGVMLPGLGPGMPALRKTDKGVKLIEKTTDDATVSHGKRDTSSGGGAERNREESKEKGVKGVGPSTIKLPSFGAGFPVLRKTGMGNKLRGEEGKTSEAEQNETENNQPEKPGSDSPMLVSELKKRFMKTERK